The following proteins come from a genomic window of Deltaproteobacteria bacterium:
- the mce gene encoding methylmalonyl-CoA epimerase produces the protein MLSKIHHVGIVVRDLEQAYGFWRDVLGLPVMVVKTVVDQDVTAALLKVGESEIELLQPLSDKSGIGKFLAKRGEGLHHLCFETDDVDAELAAAKAKGIRVIDEQPRLGLAGMICFLHPTATRGVLVEYAQPLEEEHP, from the coding sequence ATGCTCTCGAAGATCCACCACGTCGGGATCGTCGTCCGCGACCTCGAGCAGGCCTACGGCTTCTGGCGCGACGTGCTCGGGCTCCCGGTGATGGTCGTGAAGACCGTCGTCGATCAGGACGTGACCGCCGCCCTGCTGAAGGTCGGCGAGAGCGAGATCGAGCTCCTCCAGCCGCTCTCCGACAAGAGCGGCATCGGGAAGTTCCTCGCCAAGCGCGGCGAGGGGTTGCACCACCTCTGCTTCGAGACCGACGACGTCGACGCCGAGCTCGCCGCCGCCAAGGCGAAGGGCATCCGGGTGATCGACGAGCAGCCGCGGCTCGGCCTGGCGGGGATGATCTGCTTCCTCCACCCGACGGCGACCCGCGGCGTCCTGGTCGAATACGCGCAGCCGCTCGAGGAGGAGCACCCCTGA
- a CDS encoding glycosyltransferase family 39 protein, giving the protein MLSDRVRRDDTYAVAALVAVWAALVALVDPRADVPILDDWCYAASVEQILRGLPLRVSPWSSTFPPVHLWWGTLFAWLGGFSFTSLRLATLVLWLAGTVGSYGTLRALGVATGAAFVGAMALALHPVGFVLAFSFMTDAPFVALSWLALWALAAGLRRGREPIVLVGLALAVVAFFVRPVAIMLPAGLFLGALALDRPGLRLRVALYAVATVVAMGGMSAALTRLFPWAGDGGVQYRVMRLAFVFLVPPVVYLEAGLSMLAHTGLALAPLLLAFGPPPRRGAWFAALGLVAAAVVVSQFADAAVSAVKFAHSATFEELGAARPLLQGAPPRDAGRAVASLVATGIGFGAAGLLLERVAPALRAGGWLRRPEWACVAGFGLASFGLCFVLWFFYDRYYLPLVMAGAALALGDATGAVAPWRRVLAAAALAFVALADVTGTRDMLAYARAVGATAAELRAEGVSETALDAGYVENGWRLYAHPERLPAGKIPELDVPHVTAKADGLPWVIANAPLAGYHVLRTVAVPTWWAYTDRLYVLRVD; this is encoded by the coding sequence ATGCTCTCTGACCGCGTGCGCCGTGACGACACATACGCGGTCGCGGCGCTGGTCGCCGTGTGGGCGGCGCTCGTGGCGCTCGTCGATCCGCGCGCCGACGTGCCGATCCTCGACGACTGGTGCTACGCCGCCTCCGTCGAGCAGATCCTCCGCGGCCTGCCGCTGCGCGTCTCGCCGTGGAGCTCGACGTTCCCTCCGGTACACCTCTGGTGGGGAACGCTCTTCGCCTGGCTCGGCGGCTTCTCGTTCACGTCGCTCCGGCTCGCGACGCTCGTCCTCTGGCTCGCGGGGACGGTCGGCTCGTACGGGACGCTGCGCGCGCTCGGCGTCGCCACCGGGGCCGCGTTCGTCGGCGCGATGGCGCTCGCGCTCCATCCGGTCGGGTTCGTGCTCGCCTTCAGCTTCATGACCGACGCGCCGTTCGTCGCGCTCTCGTGGCTCGCTCTCTGGGCGCTGGCGGCCGGCCTCCGGCGCGGCCGCGAGCCGATCGTCCTCGTCGGGCTCGCGCTCGCGGTCGTGGCGTTCTTCGTGCGCCCGGTCGCGATCATGCTGCCGGCGGGCCTCTTCCTCGGCGCGCTCGCGCTCGACCGGCCGGGGCTCAGGCTCCGGGTCGCCCTCTACGCGGTCGCGACCGTCGTCGCGATGGGGGGGATGTCGGCGGCGCTCACGCGGCTCTTCCCGTGGGCCGGCGACGGCGGCGTGCAGTATCGCGTCATGCGCCTCGCGTTCGTGTTTCTCGTGCCGCCGGTCGTGTACCTCGAGGCGGGCCTCAGCATGCTGGCGCACACCGGCCTCGCGCTCGCGCCGCTGCTGCTCGCGTTCGGGCCGCCGCCACGGCGGGGCGCCTGGTTCGCGGCGCTCGGCCTGGTCGCGGCGGCGGTCGTCGTGTCGCAGTTCGCCGACGCCGCCGTCTCGGCGGTGAAGTTCGCGCACAGCGCGACCTTCGAAGAGCTCGGCGCCGCGCGGCCGCTCCTGCAGGGCGCACCGCCGCGTGACGCGGGACGCGCGGTCGCGAGCCTGGTCGCGACCGGCATCGGATTCGGCGCGGCGGGGTTGCTGCTCGAGCGCGTCGCACCCGCGCTCCGGGCGGGAGGGTGGCTCCGGCGGCCGGAGTGGGCATGCGTCGCCGGCTTCGGGCTCGCGTCGTTCGGGCTCTGCTTCGTGCTCTGGTTCTTCTACGACCGCTACTACCTGCCGCTGGTCATGGCGGGCGCGGCGCTGGCGCTCGGCGACGCGACGGGCGCCGTCGCGCCGTGGCGCCGGGTGCTCGCCGCGGCGGCGTTGGCGTTCGTGGCGCTCGCCGACGTCACCGGCACCCGCGACATGCTCGCGTACGCGCGCGCGGTCGGGGCGACGGCGGCCGAGCTCCGCGCCGAAGGCGTGTCCGAGACCGCGCTCGATGCCGGCTACGTCGAGAACGGCTGGCGGCTCTACGCCCATCCCGAGCGGCTGCCGGCGGGGAAGATCCCCGAGCTCGACGTCCCGCACGTGACCGCCAAGGCCGACGGCCTGCCTTGGGTGATCGCGAACGCGCCGCTCGCCGGGTATCACGTGCTGCGCACCGTCGCGGTGCCGACGTGGTGGGCGTACACCGACCGGCTCTACGTGCTGCGCGTGGACTGA
- a CDS encoding DUF1778 domain-containing protein: protein MASTEHSAKRDTLNVRIKPELRSLIDRAAQLLGKNRTDFVLDAARHAAEDALLDRTIFVLDPKAYG from the coding sequence ATGGCCAGCACCGAGCACAGCGCGAAGCGCGATACCCTGAACGTCCGGATCAAGCCCGAGCTGCGCAGTCTCATCGATCGCGCCGCCCAACTGCTGGGCAAGAACCGGACGGACTTCGTCCTCGATGCTGCCCGGCACGCTGCGGAGGATGCGCTCCTCGACCGGACCATCTTTGTGCTGGACCCGAAGGCCTATGGCG
- a CDS encoding 3-hydroxyacyl-CoA dehydrogenase family protein, producing the protein MEIRRVAVIGSGQMGTGMAQVTARAGLETILMKMTEGPVEAGKQKIAKALQRDVEKQRMTEDELKATLGRLTCTNKIHDLGECDLIIESVIEDLDEKRRLFGRLEDVVKESAIFATNTSTLSVTALAEATKRPTRVIGLHFFNPAPVMKLVEIVPTLRTDPAVLKAAQEFTAKVKKTGVTIRDFTGFVVNRLLTPYMVDAIRTVQEGLASIAAIDSAMQLGANHPMGPLALADFIGLDIVFHMSNNLYDEYREARFTPPPLLKRLVLAGWLGRKSGKGFYDYSTTPPTPNDFLVSSVA; encoded by the coding sequence ATGGAGATTCGTCGCGTTGCCGTGATCGGAAGCGGTCAGATGGGAACGGGCATGGCGCAGGTGACCGCGCGCGCCGGCCTCGAGACCATCCTGATGAAGATGACCGAGGGACCGGTCGAGGCAGGCAAGCAGAAGATCGCCAAGGCCCTGCAACGCGACGTCGAGAAGCAGCGCATGACCGAGGACGAGCTGAAGGCGACGCTCGGCCGCTTGACCTGCACCAACAAGATCCACGATCTCGGCGAGTGCGACCTCATCATCGAGTCGGTGATCGAGGATCTCGACGAGAAGCGCCGCCTCTTCGGGCGCCTGGAAGACGTCGTGAAGGAGAGCGCGATCTTCGCGACCAACACGTCGACCCTCTCCGTCACGGCCCTCGCCGAAGCGACCAAGCGGCCGACGCGCGTGATCGGCCTCCACTTCTTCAATCCGGCGCCGGTCATGAAGCTCGTCGAGATCGTGCCGACGCTCCGCACGGATCCCGCGGTGCTGAAGGCGGCGCAGGAGTTCACCGCCAAGGTGAAGAAGACCGGCGTCACGATCCGCGACTTCACCGGCTTCGTCGTGAATCGGCTCCTCACGCCCTACATGGTCGACGCGATCCGCACCGTGCAGGAGGGGCTCGCCTCGATCGCCGCGATCGACTCCGCGATGCAGCTCGGCGCGAATCACCCGATGGGCCCGCTCGCGCTCGCCGACTTCATCGGCCTCGACATCGTCTTCCACATGTCGAACAACCTCTACGACGAGTACCGCGAGGCCCGCTTCACGCCGCCGCCGCTCCTGAAGCGCCTCGTGCTCGCGGGCTGGCTCGGCCGCAAGAGCGGCAAGGGCTTCTACGATTACTCGACGACGCCGCCCACCCCGAACGACTTCCTGGTCTCGAGCGTCGCCTAG
- a CDS encoding MFS transporter, with translation MSANASIWSPPLARLTFGLVLVVVATAFEALAVATVLPTTTAELGGLAWYGWTFSAFMLANLVGITVGGNETDRDGPARPFVAGTILFAGGLVVSGLAPSMPVIVAGRASQGFGGGLLSAVAYASIARAYAVGLRPRLLATLSSAWVVPGLVGPGLAGVVAEHLGWRWVFLGLAPLPAFAAVLVVPALRARSGAAAVTDAGAAARADASRRTRLAVQLALGSTVALAAPGVHGAAASRTAVAGAFVAGGVAVLTGTAAGLAALGRLLPPGTLRARTGLPAAVATMTLLNFAFFGAEAFVPLAIVDVRGAGIMLNGMTLTAAALTWAAGAWMQVRLAERTPRTRVIVGGLAILGLGLVGVAVLLAPSVPPWTAVAAWAVAGLGMGLAFTTCSAAILESAPAGQEGVASAALQLAQVLGAAVATGIGGAIVAAPFAGVPPARGIAVVDAVMLAALLLAMATARRVEERRG, from the coding sequence GTGTCCGCCAACGCCTCGATCTGGAGCCCGCCGCTCGCGCGCCTCACGTTCGGGCTCGTGCTCGTCGTCGTCGCGACCGCGTTCGAGGCGCTGGCCGTCGCGACCGTCCTCCCGACGACCACCGCCGAGCTCGGCGGGCTCGCCTGGTACGGCTGGACGTTCAGCGCGTTCATGCTCGCGAACCTCGTCGGGATCACGGTCGGCGGCAACGAGACCGACCGCGACGGGCCTGCGCGGCCCTTCGTCGCCGGCACGATCCTCTTCGCCGGCGGCCTCGTCGTGAGCGGGCTCGCGCCGTCGATGCCGGTGATCGTGGCGGGCCGCGCGTCGCAGGGATTCGGCGGCGGGCTCCTGTCGGCCGTCGCCTATGCGTCGATCGCGCGCGCCTACGCGGTCGGGCTCCGGCCCCGCCTGCTCGCGACGTTGTCGAGCGCCTGGGTCGTGCCGGGCCTCGTCGGCCCCGGGCTCGCCGGCGTGGTCGCGGAGCACCTGGGGTGGCGCTGGGTCTTCCTCGGCCTCGCGCCGCTTCCGGCATTCGCGGCCGTGCTCGTCGTGCCGGCGTTGCGCGCACGGTCGGGCGCGGCGGCGGTCACCGACGCCGGCGCGGCCGCACGCGCCGACGCCTCGCGCCGGACCCGCCTCGCCGTGCAGCTCGCCCTCGGCTCCACGGTCGCGCTCGCCGCGCCCGGCGTGCACGGAGCGGCGGCTTCCCGCACCGCGGTCGCCGGAGCGTTCGTCGCGGGCGGCGTCGCCGTCCTCACGGGGACCGCCGCCGGGCTCGCCGCGCTCGGGAGGCTCTTGCCGCCCGGCACGCTCCGCGCCCGAACCGGCCTGCCGGCCGCCGTCGCGACGATGACGCTCCTGAACTTCGCGTTCTTCGGCGCCGAGGCTTTCGTGCCGCTCGCCATCGTGGACGTGCGCGGCGCCGGCATCATGCTGAACGGCATGACGCTCACCGCCGCCGCCCTCACGTGGGCGGCGGGAGCGTGGATGCAGGTCCGCCTCGCCGAACGCACGCCGCGCACCCGCGTCATCGTCGGCGGGCTCGCGATCCTCGGCCTCGGCCTCGTCGGCGTCGCCGTGCTGCTCGCGCCGAGCGTCCCCCCGTGGACGGCCGTCGCCGCCTGGGCCGTCGCCGGGCTCGGCATGGGACTCGCTTTCACCACCTGCTCCGCCGCGATCCTCGAGTCGGCTCCGGCGGGCCAGGAAGGCGTCGCCTCCGCAGCCCTTCAGCTCGCGCAGGTGCTCGGCGCCGCCGTCGCGACCGGCATCGGCGGCGCGATCGTCGCGGCGCCGTTTGCCGGCGTGCCGCCGGCACGCGGCATCGCGGTCGTGGATGCGGTCATGCTCGCCGCGCTCCTCCTGGCGATGGCGACGGCGCGGAGGGTGGAGGAGCGGCGCGGCTGA